The following proteins are encoded in a genomic region of Chloroflexota bacterium:
- the secD gene encoding protein translocase subunit SecD — MPVRLTKKRLQLLFVAVLIGLSLTVLVMKTISIGDFERGSNDTPLGLRLGLDLQGGTHLVYRAQTGGVTKDQMRGVADAIERRVNGYGVAEAVVQLKGANEVVVQLPGIKDIDEAKRLIGSTAQLDFRRCAVPNSSAAACPNWVPATGRGNGGIEKHLTGKFMRPTSQLVNDPQTGLPEVAFEFNNEGAGIFEQITSSLIGQPLGIFLDNQLISAPTVQSTISDRGRITGLTSQEGRRLAIQLNAGSLPVDVRVVREEAVSATLGKDSLDKSYVAAAIGLGLVMLFMVLYYRLPGLDAAITIGIYTVIVLAIFKMLNVTLTLPGIAGFVISVGMAVDANVIIYERLREELRGGRGLGGAIATGFDRAWNAIRDSNITTIITMAILWWFGDRLGEPKVTGFAITLIISLLVGMFCALFISRLFLRLFVGTKYADRTNLFAPVKTSETSARTALGA, encoded by the coding sequence ATGCCTGTGCGCCTGACCAAGAAAAGACTCCAGCTCCTCTTCGTTGCCGTCTTGATCGGCCTCTCCCTCACCGTCCTGGTGATGAAGACGATTTCCATCGGTGATTTCGAGCGCGGCTCCAACGACACCCCTCTGGGTCTGCGGCTCGGCCTCGATCTCCAGGGCGGCACTCACCTCGTCTACCGCGCGCAGACCGGCGGCGTCACCAAAGACCAGATGCGCGGCGTCGCTGACGCTATCGAGCGGCGGGTCAACGGCTACGGTGTTGCTGAAGCCGTTGTCCAGCTGAAGGGGGCCAATGAAGTTGTCGTCCAGCTTCCCGGCATCAAGGACATTGACGAAGCGAAGCGACTCATCGGCAGCACGGCCCAGCTCGATTTCCGGCGCTGCGCGGTCCCCAATAGCTCGGCGGCTGCCTGTCCCAACTGGGTTCCCGCCACCGGCAGAGGGAACGGCGGCATAGAAAAGCACCTCACGGGCAAGTTCATGCGGCCCACCTCCCAGCTAGTGAACGATCCCCAGACAGGCCTCCCGGAAGTGGCCTTTGAATTCAACAACGAGGGTGCGGGCATCTTCGAACAGATCACCAGCTCCCTCATCGGCCAACCCCTCGGCATCTTCCTGGATAACCAGCTCATCTCCGCCCCCACGGTCCAATCAACCATCTCCGATAGAGGCCGCATCACCGGCTTGACCTCTCAGGAAGGCCGCCGCCTCGCCATCCAACTCAACGCTGGTTCGCTCCCCGTTGACGTCCGCGTTGTTCGAGAGGAGGCCGTCTCCGCCACCCTCGGGAAAGACTCGCTGGACAAGAGCTACGTCGCGGCCGCCATCGGCCTCGGGCTCGTTATGCTCTTCATGGTTCTCTACTACCGCCTGCCTGGGCTGGACGCCGCGATCACTATCGGCATCTATACAGTGATCGTCCTTGCCATCTTCAAGATGCTGAACGTGACCCTTACCCTGCCCGGCATCGCGGGCTTCGTCATCTCCGTCGGTATGGCCGTTGACGCAAACGTCATCATCTACGAGCGCCTGCGCGAAGAGCTGCGCGGCGGACGCGGCCTCGGCGGCGCCATCGCCACCGGCTTCGACCGCGCCTGGAACGCCATCCGCGATAGCAATATCACCACCATCATCACCATGGCCATCCTTTGGTGGTTCGGCGATCGGCTGGGAGAGCCGAAGGTGACCGGCTTTGCCATCACCCTCATCATCTCCCTCCTCGTCGGCATGTTCTGCGCCCTCTTTATCAGCCGCCTCTTCTTGCGGCTCTTCGTGGGCACCAAGTACGCGGACCGAACGAATCTCTTTGCCCCAGTGAAAACATCCGAAACATCCGCCCGCACAGCCTTGGGCGCGTGA
- a CDS encoding HD domain-containing protein, whose product MPLDEERHVYRIVLPSNSHYIDLSALQGSLTQDLRRRDFTINALALPLEHVEAPDIKRHVVDLANGSDDITARRIRLVSDEALRDDPLRLLRAVRLATQLGFTIDGSTEAAIKREAHRIATVAPERARDEFSKIVGFPGAAARLQQLDDYRLLTTLIPELEEARGCGQPKEHYWDVLQHSMQIVGYVERVARQSLPEDSPIGDVPWDQAYINYFGEKISGGRDRLFLLKLSALLHDVSKPATKTVEAGGRIRFFGHPKIGADVTKNIMERLRYSNRETRIVVSTVLEHLRPGLITREATGPTRRAVYRFFRDAGEAAVDTLFLSYADYLAARGPLLDMKDWKQYSKRISGILEAWRQASPEVRPPKLIDGHDLIRELGMDPGPKVGTLLEAVYEAEAAGEVATHAQAIALAKRLKDQAR is encoded by the coding sequence GTGCCTCTGGATGAAGAGCGCCACGTCTACCGCATCGTCCTTCCTTCCAATAGCCACTATATTGACCTCAGCGCCCTCCAGGGGAGTCTGACGCAGGACCTCAGGCGGCGCGACTTCACCATTAACGCCCTCGCCCTTCCGCTTGAACACGTAGAAGCGCCTGACATCAAAAGGCATGTCGTTGATTTGGCCAACGGATCAGACGACATCACAGCTCGCCGCATCCGGCTCGTCTCCGATGAGGCGCTCCGCGACGACCCATTACGCCTCCTCCGCGCCGTCCGCCTCGCCACGCAGCTTGGCTTTACGATAGACGGCTCTACCGAAGCCGCCATCAAACGGGAGGCCCACCGCATCGCCACGGTAGCTCCCGAACGCGCCCGTGATGAGTTCTCCAAAATCGTCGGCTTTCCAGGGGCGGCCGCACGCCTCCAGCAGTTGGACGATTACCGGCTTCTTACCACCCTGATCCCGGAACTGGAAGAGGCCCGTGGCTGCGGCCAGCCGAAGGAGCACTACTGGGACGTTCTCCAGCACTCCATGCAGATCGTCGGTTATGTGGAGCGTGTTGCCCGCCAATCACTCCCGGAGGACTCGCCTATCGGCGATGTTCCGTGGGACCAAGCGTACATTAACTACTTTGGCGAAAAGATCAGCGGCGGCAGAGACCGGCTCTTCCTGCTCAAGCTTTCCGCCTTACTCCACGATGTCTCAAAGCCCGCTACCAAAACCGTGGAAGCCGGCGGACGCATCCGCTTTTTTGGCCACCCCAAAATAGGGGCTGATGTCACGAAAAACATTATGGAAAGACTGCGCTATAGCAACCGGGAGACGCGCATCGTCGTATCTACAGTATTGGAACACCTTCGCCCCGGCCTTATCACCCGGGAGGCAACGGGCCCCACCAGGCGCGCCGTCTACAGATTCTTCCGAGATGCCGGAGAGGCCGCTGTAGACACCCTCTTTCTCAGCTATGCCGACTACCTGGCGGCTAGAGGCCCCCTCCTGGACATGAAAGACTGGAAGCAGTATTCCAAACGGATTTCTGGTATCCTGGAGGCTTGGCGGCAGGCTTCACCAGAAGTCAGGCCGCCGAAACTTATTGATGGACATGACCTTATTCGAGAGCTTGGCATGGACCCCGGCCCAAAGGTAGGCACTCTTCTGGAGGCTGTCTACGAAGCCGAGGCGGCGGGCGAAGTGGCAACCCACGCCCAGGCCATCGCCCTCGCGAAGCGGTTGAAAGACCAAGCCCGATAA
- a CDS encoding competence/damage-inducible protein A: MKAEIISIGTELLLGEITDTNAAYLSSELPALGIDLFYVSQVGDNMDRLYEVFHRGWSRSDILLCTGGLGPTEDDLTRETIAKLTGEKMTIVPELEKDLRAFFSRRNFPMPNNNLKQAMLIPSAKALPNPVGTAPGWFVEKGGKLLIAMPGPPRELRHMWENQVHPRLRERAAGGILVKRTLKVTGISEGAVDELCGELLRSPNPSIGVYAKPDGIHVRLGAKAADEAAAHALIYPVEVKLRERFGQYLWGADEETMPSVVGKLLQERRLTLATMESCTGGLLANTITDIPGSSAYYKGGLVTYATEGKIAHGVDQSVIQAHGVISAETATAMAKAARLSLNADVGIGITGVAGPAEQEGKAVGTVYIGIDHAKKSLTFAGKYPGTRLDIKNRAATNAIFQLRKLLLEL; this comes from the coding sequence ATGAAAGCCGAAATCATTTCCATTGGGACCGAACTCCTGCTCGGCGAAATCACGGATACCAACGCCGCCTACCTCTCCTCCGAACTGCCCGCCTTGGGCATAGACCTCTTTTACGTCTCCCAGGTCGGCGACAATATGGACCGCCTCTACGAAGTCTTTCACCGCGGCTGGTCCCGTTCCGATATCCTCCTCTGCACCGGCGGTCTCGGCCCCACTGAAGACGACCTGACGCGGGAGACCATCGCGAAGCTCACCGGGGAAAAGATGACGATTGTACCGGAGTTGGAGAAGGACCTGCGCGCCTTCTTCAGTCGCCGAAACTTCCCCATGCCGAACAACAACCTCAAGCAAGCGATGCTCATCCCATCGGCAAAGGCCCTCCCCAATCCCGTCGGCACAGCACCCGGCTGGTTCGTGGAGAAGGGCGGCAAGCTTCTCATCGCAATGCCCGGCCCTCCCAGAGAGCTGCGCCACATGTGGGAGAACCAGGTGCACCCCCGCCTCCGGGAGCGAGCCGCAGGCGGCATCCTGGTGAAGCGCACCCTCAAGGTCACCGGCATCTCCGAAGGCGCCGTGGACGAGCTGTGCGGCGAACTCCTCCGTTCTCCCAATCCCTCCATCGGCGTCTACGCCAAGCCCGATGGCATCCACGTCCGCCTCGGGGCAAAAGCCGCCGATGAAGCCGCCGCCCACGCCCTCATCTATCCGGTGGAAGTGAAGCTCCGCGAGCGCTTCGGCCAGTACCTCTGGGGCGCCGACGAAGAGACCATGCCGTCGGTCGTCGGCAAGCTCCTCCAGGAGCGCCGCTTGACCCTTGCCACCATGGAATCATGCACCGGCGGACTCCTCGCCAACACCATCACAGACATCCCAGGCAGCTCTGCCTATTACAAGGGCGGCCTGGTCACCTACGCCACGGAGGGAAAGATCGCCCACGGCGTTGACCAATCGGTCATCCAGGCCCACGGTGTTATCAGCGCTGAGACAGCCACTGCCATGGCGAAGGCCGCCCGCCTCTCCCTAAATGCCGATGTCGGCATCGGCATCACGGGCGTGGCCGGCCCTGCGGAGCAGGAGGGAAAGGCAGTCGGCACCGTCTACATCGGCATAGACCATGCGAAAAAGAGCTTAACTTTCGCCGGGAAATACCCCGGGACCAGGCTAGATATCAAGAACCGCGCCGCAACCAACGCCATCTTTCAACTGCGCAAGCTCCTCCTGGAATTGTGA
- a CDS encoding branched-chain amino acid aminotransferase has protein sequence MPSPIVYLNGRYMSIERASLPITDQGVLYGHGVFDTMRAYDGVVFRLGDHLDRLIANTDSFGIAIRGQREAIAGAIAGVLSRNRLREARIRVTVTAGSGGDGPVFPAKGSPNVFVTCAELPPGLEKVARSGYTAIFASVRRSSTSRAARVKATSYVEHLMARAEARESGADEALLLNEQGDVAEGATSNIFFVRRGTLYTPSLGCGILPGVTRKTVLELARSTERRVHEGKLLRWALLLAEEAFLTNAVIEVMPLVEVDGRPIGGGNPGPVTRELQKAYTRQVREETGRR, from the coding sequence ATGCCATCCCCAATCGTCTATCTCAACGGCCGGTACATGAGTATCGAAAGGGCCAGCCTTCCGATCACTGATCAAGGCGTCCTCTACGGCCACGGGGTCTTCGATACGATGCGGGCCTATGACGGCGTCGTTTTCCGGTTGGGCGATCACCTGGACAGGCTCATCGCGAACACCGATAGCTTCGGCATAGCTATCCGGGGGCAGCGTGAAGCTATCGCCGGGGCCATCGCCGGGGTTCTGAGCCGCAACAGGCTTCGAGAGGCGCGGATCCGCGTGACGGTGACGGCGGGGTCCGGGGGCGACGGGCCGGTATTTCCGGCCAAGGGGTCGCCGAACGTCTTTGTGACGTGCGCTGAGCTTCCTCCCGGCCTTGAAAAGGTCGCTCGATCCGGGTACACGGCGATCTTCGCCTCCGTCCGAAGGAGCAGCACGTCGCGCGCGGCAAGGGTCAAGGCGACGAGCTACGTAGAGCATCTCATGGCCCGCGCTGAGGCCAGGGAGAGCGGAGCTGATGAGGCGCTGCTGCTGAATGAGCAGGGCGATGTAGCCGAAGGGGCGACGAGCAATATCTTTTTCGTGCGACGGGGCACGCTGTACACCCCGTCTTTGGGTTGCGGCATCCTGCCCGGCGTCACGCGGAAGACGGTCCTTGAACTGGCCCGTTCGACGGAACGGCGCGTGCATGAGGGGAAGCTCCTCCGGTGGGCGCTTTTGCTGGCGGAAGAGGCCTTTCTCACCAACGCCGTCATTGAAGTGATGCCGCTGGTTGAGGTGGACGGCAGGCCGATCGGCGGCGGCAATCCCGGCCCGGTGACGCGAGAGCTGCAGAAGGCGTATACGCGGCAGGTGCGCGAAGAGACGGGCAGGCGCTAA
- a CDS encoding c-type cytochrome — protein MLALQRARPLAALLLLAVLALQFFAHGPQKASAHANLEAADPPQNAVLQASPSRISLRFSEPIAQSFSSIQVLDTAGARTEKGEAVVDPGDSKVLWVGLDALPNGTYTVAWRNLSTVDGHSVRGSYVFSIGEPISAPAAPQQEPPLLRSKAEPFVRWGALLSVLAIFGGLAFQVLIFGPAIARLPRSEALAGAATLVRTRSARFIGAAGALFIASSLGLFLVQAGTARDLPWYRTFGEPLNSVLLDTDYGRWWLWRAALFIAVFLFLAFHGAMARRGRPRDFQFVFPLAVAAAGAMLLTYSYTSHSAAAPVVRPFAITSDFFHLIAAGLWAGGLLSLFITLRLFSRSLGDEERVKLLRILIPRFSVLAFTSVVVLVVTGAYSGWVHVSSPSAADTPYGGALIAKVAVLAILIVFGALNLLWVGKRLAADSRAPALLKTFVASEASLILLVVLATGWLTSLEPARQVEARQARLDAIALIQKVNDAAVSVRVTPGVVGSNTIVVEARDRRGAIANAREVRVTTTFLGGDLGAQSAIAANQGDGRYIVESLSLSVTGLWQLEVLVVRPDGFDLRTAHRFELTPTGRLSDVGRPDESLGRRLFGLELLLIGLACAVPVFVTGSVRRKIGKQLLAPAIGLSVIGLLFVVVPSQKESARDGFQVNPFPPTGPSILAGRVAYSQQCAACHGDTGKGDGPRAAALSMRPLDLTVHAPLHPEGQLFNYIKNGTKVPGSPMPPFTGTLADDQIWHIINYINSLASQSQTSTSQAPTISSAAQGKNIYIASCAPCHGESGKGDGPHAPAHNPPPSNLTLGVARLTEKQLFDFTRNGVQGTAMPGFAGFLNDQQIADVVAHLKTLAPP, from the coding sequence ATGCTTGCCCTACAACGCGCGCGTCCCCTTGCGGCCCTCCTCCTGCTTGCCGTGCTTGCGCTGCAGTTCTTCGCCCACGGCCCGCAAAAAGCCTCCGCCCACGCCAACCTTGAGGCTGCCGATCCTCCGCAGAACGCAGTCCTCCAGGCCTCGCCATCGCGCATCTCTCTCCGATTCTCGGAGCCTATCGCCCAATCCTTTAGCTCCATCCAAGTCCTCGATACCGCTGGTGCCCGCACGGAAAAGGGCGAGGCCGTCGTTGACCCAGGCGATTCCAAAGTTCTGTGGGTCGGCCTGGATGCCCTTCCCAACGGCACGTATACCGTCGCGTGGCGCAACCTCTCCACCGTGGACGGCCACTCCGTGCGCGGCTCCTACGTCTTCTCCATCGGCGAACCGATATCGGCCCCCGCCGCCCCTCAACAGGAGCCACCGCTCCTCCGATCCAAGGCCGAGCCCTTCGTTCGCTGGGGCGCCCTCCTCAGCGTCCTCGCCATCTTCGGCGGCCTCGCCTTCCAGGTCCTCATCTTCGGGCCGGCCATCGCGCGCCTTCCGCGTTCTGAAGCCCTAGCCGGGGCCGCAACTCTCGTTCGCACGCGGAGCGCTCGATTCATAGGCGCGGCAGGGGCGCTCTTCATCGCCTCGTCCCTCGGCCTCTTCCTCGTCCAGGCAGGCACCGCCCGCGACCTCCCCTGGTATCGCACCTTCGGCGAGCCTCTCAACAGCGTCCTCCTGGACACCGATTACGGTCGCTGGTGGCTCTGGCGCGCCGCCCTCTTCATCGCCGTCTTCCTCTTCCTCGCCTTTCACGGCGCGATGGCCCGCAGGGGCCGCCCCCGCGACTTCCAGTTCGTCTTCCCCCTCGCCGTGGCGGCGGCAGGGGCGATGCTCCTCACCTATAGTTATACCAGCCACAGTGCCGCCGCTCCTGTTGTGCGCCCCTTCGCTATCACCTCTGATTTCTTCCACCTCATCGCCGCGGGTCTCTGGGCCGGCGGCCTCCTCTCGCTCTTCATCACCCTCCGGCTCTTCTCCCGCTCTCTCGGGGATGAGGAGCGCGTGAAACTCCTGCGGATCCTGATTCCGCGCTTCTCCGTCCTCGCCTTCACCAGCGTCGTCGTCCTGGTCGTCACTGGCGCCTACAGCGGCTGGGTTCACGTCTCCTCCCCCAGCGCCGCCGATACCCCGTATGGCGGAGCCTTGATCGCCAAGGTTGCCGTCCTTGCCATCCTCATCGTATTCGGTGCGCTCAACCTCCTCTGGGTCGGCAAGCGCCTCGCTGCCGATAGCCGCGCGCCGGCTCTCCTGAAAACCTTCGTCGCAAGCGAAGCCTCCCTCATCCTCCTCGTCGTCCTCGCTACGGGCTGGCTCACAAGCCTCGAACCCGCTCGCCAGGTCGAGGCCCGCCAAGCGCGGCTCGACGCGATAGCGCTCATCCAAAAAGTGAACGATGCCGCAGTGAGCGTCCGCGTCACCCCTGGGGTCGTCGGCAGCAACACGATTGTGGTGGAGGCCAGGGACCGCCGCGGCGCCATCGCCAATGCAAGAGAAGTGCGCGTCACCACCACCTTCCTCGGCGGCGATCTCGGCGCGCAGTCGGCTATCGCCGCGAATCAAGGCGATGGGCGATACATTGTCGAAAGCCTCTCCCTCAGCGTCACGGGACTCTGGCAGCTGGAAGTCCTGGTCGTGCGCCCTGACGGCTTCGACCTACGGACGGCTCACCGCTTCGAGCTTACGCCCACCGGCAGGCTCTCTGACGTCGGCCGTCCGGACGAGTCTCTGGGCCGCCGCCTCTTCGGCCTCGAGCTCCTCTTGATCGGACTGGCCTGCGCCGTCCCGGTCTTCGTCACAGGCAGCGTGCGAAGGAAGATCGGGAAGCAGCTCCTCGCCCCCGCCATCGGCCTTTCAGTGATCGGCCTCCTCTTCGTAGTCGTCCCCTCTCAGAAGGAGAGCGCCCGCGACGGCTTCCAAGTTAATCCCTTCCCTCCCACCGGCCCCTCGATCCTGGCGGGAAGGGTCGCCTATTCCCAGCAATGCGCGGCCTGCCACGGCGATACAGGTAAGGGCGATGGCCCGCGCGCCGCCGCACTCTCCATGCGCCCGCTCGATCTCACGGTGCATGCGCCCTTGCACCCGGAAGGCCAGCTCTTCAACTACATCAAGAACGGAACCAAGGTTCCCGGAAGCCCTATGCCCCCCTTCACCGGCACCCTCGCCGATGACCAGATCTGGCACATCATCAACTACATCAACTCCCTTGCGAGCCAAAGCCAAACCTCCACATCGCAAGCGCCGACGATCAGCTCCGCTGCCCAAGGGAAAAACATCTACATCGCCTCGTGCGCGCCATGCCACGGCGAATCAGGGAAAGGCGATGGCCCGCACGCCCCGGCCCACAACCCGCCGCCCTCCAACCTCACCCTCGGCGTGGCCCGCCTTACAGAAAAACAGCTCTTTGACTTCACAAGGAACGGTGTGCAGGGAACGGCCATGCCTGGCTTCGCAGGCTTCCTCAACGATCAGCAGATCGCCGACGTCGTCGCCCACCTCAAGACCCTCGCGCCTCCGTAA